In Zingiber officinale cultivar Zhangliang chromosome 1A, Zo_v1.1, whole genome shotgun sequence, a genomic segment contains:
- the LOC122038446 gene encoding protein CDI-like yields MGSLTGHPRDATADCFRIFIGYDPREDAAYQVCRRSLLRRSSIPLEIHPIRQSDLRAAGLYWRDRGPTESTEFSFTRFLTPYLADFRGWGLFVDCDFLFLADAADLFALRDDRFAVMCVHHEYAPAESTKMDGAIQTVYPRKNWSSLVLYNCGHPKNIAALTPEAVSTQTGAFLHRFMWLDDAEIGEIPFVWNFLVGHNKVDPADPERTSPKAIHYTCGGPWFERYKDCEFADLWNKELEELNAEKQAEEKEKDGKVKPMTNA; encoded by the coding sequence ATGGGCTCCCTGACCGGACACCCCCGCGACGCCACCGCCGATTGCTTCCGGATCTTCATAGGCTACGACCCCCGCGAGGACGCTGCCTACCAGGTATGCCGCCGCTCCCTCCTCCGCCGCTCCTCCATTCCCCTCGAAATCCACCCCATCCGCCAGTCCGACCTCCGCGCCGCCGGCCTCTACTGGCGCGATCGCGGCCCCACCGAGAGCACCGAGTTCTCCTTCACCCGCTTCCTCACCCCCTACCTAGCCGACTTCCGCGGTTGGGGGCTCTTCGTCGACTGCGATTTCCTCTTCCTCGCTGACGCCGCCGACCTCTTCGCCCTCCGCGACGACCGCTTCGCTGTCATGTGCGTCCACCACGAGTACGCGCCCGCCGAATCCACCAAAATGGACGGCGCCATTCAGACTGTGTACCCGCGCAAGAACTGGTCCTCCCTCGTCCTCTACAACTGCGGCCACCCCAAGAACATCGCCGCACTCACTCCGGAAGCCGTCAGCACCCAGACCGGTGCCTTCCTCCACCGCTTCATGTGGCTCGATGACGCCGAGATCGGCGAGATCCCCTTCGTCTGGAACTTCCTGGTCGGGCACAACAAAGTAGATCCGGCCGACCCTGAGCGCACCTCGCCCAAGGCCATTCATTATACCTGCGGCGGGCCCTGGTTCGAACGCTACAAGGACTGCGAATTCGCCGACCTATGGAATAAGGAGCTGGAGGAGCTCAACGCAGAGAAGCAGGCGGAGGAGAAGGAAAAGGACGGAAAGGTGAAACCTATGACCAATGCTTAG